One genomic region from Spirosoma sp. KCTC 42546 encodes:
- a CDS encoding LytTR family DNA-binding domain-containing protein, which yields MAIRCFVLDDEPLATDLLTDYISRLPDLDLVGVSTSPTQALRFLQQTPTVGAPVDVIFLDIQMPRLSGFDLLRPLGYRPKVIFTTAFREYALDSYEFDVLDFLVKPISFERFLQSVGKIYRFSSATSALPETPEPIKTGKDYQYFKVDKEMVKLFLEDILWVESLKDYVRIHTVSGTLVSYLRISYLEEKLPPDRFVRIHKSFIVALDHIQAVSATYIRINNEEIPIGRIYKAKLEEVIQRS from the coding sequence ATGGCTATTCGTTGTTTTGTACTGGATGATGAGCCGCTGGCCACCGATTTGCTGACTGATTACATCAGCCGGTTACCCGATCTGGACCTGGTAGGCGTATCCACAAGCCCAACTCAGGCCCTGCGGTTTTTACAGCAAACGCCAACGGTCGGCGCACCGGTCGATGTTATCTTTCTGGATATTCAGATGCCCCGCTTGTCTGGATTTGATTTACTACGCCCGTTAGGGTACCGGCCCAAGGTTATTTTTACAACGGCCTTCCGCGAGTATGCACTGGATAGTTACGAATTTGACGTGCTTGATTTTCTGGTTAAGCCCATCTCGTTTGAACGCTTCCTCCAGTCAGTGGGCAAAATTTATCGGTTTTCATCCGCAACATCGGCTCTGCCGGAAACACCTGAACCGATAAAAACCGGAAAAGACTACCAATATTTTAAAGTCGACAAAGAGATGGTCAAACTATTTCTGGAGGACATTTTATGGGTTGAGAGTCTGAAAGATTACGTGCGAATTCATACCGTGTCGGGCACGCTGGTTTCTTACCTTCGGATAAGTTATCTGGAAGAAAAACTGCCACCGGATCGATTTGTCCGAATTCACAAATCATTCATTGTAGCCCTGGATCATATTCAGGCCGTCAGCGCAACTTATATCCGAATCAACAACGAGGAAATTCCCATCGGTCGAATTTATAAAGCCAAACTCGAGGAAGTTATCCAGCGAAGTTAA
- a CDS encoding M81 family metallopeptidase, with product MKQIFLGFAVGLFALGGGYAQSTTTPGASTLPRIAIAGLGIESSTFSPAVTQEEAFHARYGPEVFNAYPFMMPISPLRKQAIWLPAIVGKSLPGGAVTRAAYESLVNKTLDSLKKYGPYDGLYFDIHGAMSVVGLDDPEGDFLTRIRNEIGYKTLVSTSMDLHGNVSWRLAQNSDLITCYRMAPHEDAMQTKERAVVNLLDRIKTGKGKPAYKAWIPIPILLPGEKTSTRIEPGKTLYQKVEPIADHQGGIVDAAIWIGYAWADEARNHAVVMVTGDDKQKVAQAAEKLALDFWNVRNQFDFVAPTGTLEKCLTNALASKKHPFFISDTGDNPTAGGAGDVTWTLTQLLARPEFQRADGPSLIYASIPDPELVKKAIAAGVGGSVEGTAGARVDARFAPPVKLKGTVESIVKGDKDAEVEVVVNVGSIHVIVTQKRKPYHKEIDFTRLGLSPRKSDIVVVKIGYLEPELYAMQADWIMALTPGGVDQDLARLPYKRIKRPMFPFDKDMKTPNLSAQFVPVSGESR from the coding sequence ATGAAACAGATCTTTTTAGGGTTCGCTGTCGGGCTGTTTGCCCTGGGCGGAGGATATGCCCAATCAACGACCACCCCAGGAGCCAGTACGCTACCGCGTATTGCCATTGCGGGTTTAGGTATCGAGTCCAGCACCTTCTCCCCGGCGGTTACGCAGGAGGAAGCCTTTCACGCCCGCTATGGCCCCGAGGTTTTCAATGCCTATCCGTTCATGATGCCCATATCGCCCCTGCGCAAACAGGCCATATGGCTGCCTGCCATTGTTGGCAAATCGCTGCCCGGCGGAGCCGTGACCCGCGCTGCTTACGAATCGCTGGTTAACAAAACCCTGGATTCGCTCAAAAAATACGGCCCCTACGATGGCCTTTATTTTGATATTCATGGTGCCATGAGCGTGGTAGGCCTGGATGACCCGGAAGGCGACTTTCTTACCCGAATCAGAAACGAGATTGGCTATAAAACCCTCGTTTCCACTTCCATGGATTTGCATGGAAATGTATCCTGGCGGTTGGCCCAAAATTCCGATTTGATTACCTGCTATCGGATGGCCCCGCATGAAGATGCCATGCAAACCAAAGAACGAGCTGTGGTAAACCTGCTTGACCGTATCAAAACCGGCAAAGGAAAACCAGCCTATAAAGCCTGGATACCCATCCCAATCCTGCTGCCCGGCGAAAAAACAAGTACCCGCATTGAGCCGGGCAAGACTCTGTATCAAAAAGTGGAGCCCATTGCCGATCATCAGGGTGGCATTGTGGATGCGGCTATCTGGATTGGCTACGCCTGGGCCGATGAGGCTCGTAACCACGCCGTGGTTATGGTTACTGGCGATGATAAGCAAAAAGTAGCCCAGGCCGCTGAGAAACTAGCGCTGGATTTCTGGAATGTACGGAATCAGTTTGACTTTGTAGCCCCAACCGGTACGCTGGAGAAATGCCTGACAAACGCGCTGGCCAGCAAAAAACATCCCTTTTTTATTAGCGATACCGGCGATAACCCAACGGCAGGTGGCGCTGGTGATGTGACCTGGACCCTTACCCAGTTGCTCGCCCGCCCGGAATTTCAGCGGGCGGATGGCCCTTCGCTGATCTATGCATCTATCCCCGATCCAGAACTGGTCAAGAAAGCAATAGCGGCTGGTGTTGGTGGCTCTGTTGAGGGAACAGCAGGCGCTCGGGTTGACGCTCGTTTTGCACCACCCGTTAAACTGAAAGGCACGGTCGAATCAATCGTGAAAGGCGATAAAGATGCGGAAGTGGAAGTAGTTGTCAACGTGGGCAGTATACACGTTATCGTTACCCAAAAACGTAAGCCCTATCACAAAGAGATAGATTTCACCCGCCTGGGTCTTAGCCCCCGAAAATCGGATATTGTAGTTGTAAAAATTGGCTACCTGGAACCTGAACTGTATGCCATGCAAGCCGACTGGATTATGGCGCTAACCCCTGGTGGAGTCGATCAGGATTTGGCTCGTTTACCGTACAAACGCATCAAGCGGCCTATGTTTCCGTTCGATAAAGATATGAAAACGCCAAACCTTTCAGCCCAATTCGTTCCCGTTTCGGGCGAATCTCGCTAG
- a CDS encoding zinc-binding alcohol dehydrogenase family protein: MKASVIYRPGSPEEFRLEERPVPTPQDGQVLVNVKAVGLNRSELMTRKGYSPGVRFPRILGIECVGEVEFDPSGQYAKGQQVMALMGGMGRDFDGSYAEYTVLPKHLLHPFQSKLPWDLLGAIPEMFQTAYGSLYPALGIQPGETLLIRGGTSSVGMLATQLAANAGLTVLATTRNPQKESVLRENGAANILIDNGTLNEAVWALYPEGVDKVLELVGTATLHDSLRCLKPGGTGCMTGMLAESWAIPDFAPMEFIPATVRLTVYDSGQISSPTAVFQEFIRQVESGKVKLAVSRTFALDQIVAAHQFMESNQGAGKIVVLP, translated from the coding sequence ATGAAAGCTTCTGTTATTTATCGTCCAGGGTCGCCTGAGGAGTTTCGTCTGGAGGAGCGCCCTGTACCAACGCCCCAGGATGGACAGGTTTTAGTCAACGTAAAAGCCGTTGGCCTGAATCGCTCAGAACTGATGACCCGGAAAGGGTACTCGCCCGGCGTTCGGTTTCCACGCATACTGGGTATCGAGTGCGTCGGCGAAGTAGAGTTCGACCCCTCCGGCCAATACGCTAAAGGCCAGCAGGTAATGGCGCTCATGGGTGGGATGGGCCGGGATTTCGACGGGAGTTATGCTGAGTACACTGTGTTGCCTAAACACCTACTACATCCGTTCCAGAGCAAGCTACCCTGGGACCTGCTGGGGGCAATTCCCGAAATGTTTCAAACGGCTTACGGCTCGCTCTATCCAGCGCTGGGCATTCAGCCCGGCGAAACCCTTCTGATTCGGGGGGGGACGTCATCCGTCGGAATGCTGGCAACCCAGCTGGCTGCAAATGCAGGCTTGACAGTGTTAGCCACCACGCGTAACCCGCAGAAAGAATCGGTATTACGTGAGAACGGGGCCGCGAATATATTGATCGATAATGGAACGCTGAATGAGGCCGTATGGGCTTTATATCCGGAAGGGGTCGATAAAGTTCTGGAACTGGTGGGCACCGCTACCCTTCACGATTCATTGCGTTGCCTTAAACCCGGCGGTACCGGCTGTATGACCGGGATGCTGGCCGAAAGCTGGGCAATTCCCGATTTTGCCCCAATGGAGTTCATTCCTGCCACCGTGCGACTTACGGTCTACGATAGTGGCCAGATCAGTAGCCCGACGGCAGTTTTTCAGGAGTTTATTCGGCAGGTTGAATCGGGTAAAGTAAAGCTCGCTGTCAGCCGGACGTTTGCACTGGACCAGATCGTGGCGGCTCACCAGTTTATGGAGAGTAATCAGGGAGCCGGTAAGATTGTTGTTCTGCCTTAG
- a CDS encoding sensor histidine kinase — MARFSALKAYREAWQQGLFWLGYFLFEWLNTGAYMDNFHQSFYSIALNIPLLIIAGYWHLLVTVKRFLLAGRLAGFWTSLLGGVLVFGLLRRAINYTWLYPAYYPAGLQKPYLYWPKILAESMQLHLVVALFVAANLVRHALNQQRLSETYRREKLSAEYRLLQSQVQPHFLFNTLNNLISVSIHQPAQMPHLLQRLAGLLSYQLHESHRQTVPITKELDYLTDYISLEQIRYGDRLDVQTNFRELTNLNQLMVPPMLLLPFVENAFKHGAAQTETACWIQLHLARSGNRLVFSVENSLPDGIMYPSTTGLGLTNLKRRLDILFPGNYELVTLPEDSQFLAVLKFTLT, encoded by the coding sequence ATGGCTCGTTTCAGTGCGCTTAAAGCCTACCGGGAAGCCTGGCAGCAAGGGCTTTTCTGGCTGGGTTACTTTCTTTTCGAATGGCTCAATACAGGGGCTTATATGGATAACTTTCACCAGAGTTTCTATAGCATTGCCCTGAATATTCCCCTCTTGATTATAGCGGGTTACTGGCATCTGCTGGTTACTGTTAAGCGCTTTTTACTGGCCGGTCGTTTGGCAGGTTTCTGGACAAGCTTACTGGGAGGTGTACTGGTTTTTGGGTTGCTTCGGCGAGCCATTAACTATACCTGGCTGTATCCGGCCTATTACCCGGCTGGTTTACAGAAACCGTACTTGTATTGGCCTAAAATTCTGGCCGAATCCATGCAGCTACATTTAGTGGTTGCCCTCTTTGTAGCAGCGAATCTGGTCCGGCATGCCCTGAATCAGCAACGATTAAGTGAAACGTACCGACGAGAAAAACTTTCCGCCGAATACCGTTTGCTTCAATCTCAGGTTCAGCCCCATTTTTTGTTTAATACCCTCAACAACCTGATCTCGGTTTCGATACACCAGCCAGCACAAATGCCGCACTTATTGCAACGACTGGCCGGCTTACTCAGCTACCAACTGCATGAAAGCCATCGACAGACGGTGCCGATCACAAAAGAACTAGATTACTTGACGGATTATATTTCGCTGGAGCAGATCCGGTACGGGGATCGTCTGGATGTACAGACAAATTTTCGTGAGTTGACAAATTTGAACCAGCTCATGGTACCGCCCATGTTACTGTTACCCTTTGTAGAAAATGCCTTCAAGCATGGGGCCGCCCAAACAGAAACCGCCTGCTGGATTCAACTACATTTGGCCCGTAGTGGCAATCGGCTGGTTTTTTCGGTCGAAAACTCCCTACCGGATGGGATTATGTATCCGTCTACAACAGGTTTAGGCTTAACAAATTTGAAAAGACGGCTGGATATTCTGTTTCCCGGCAATTATGAATTAGTGACCCTGCCAGAGGATAGCCAGTTTCTGGCCGTTTTAAAATTCACGCTAACTTAA
- a CDS encoding thioredoxin — protein sequence MKFRVILFSLLAFFTSPLITYGQASVNPKPGIRFLPGTFQSAVVAAKTARKPLAVEVYLTGCPHCEALAPILAEKAVGDYFNANFVNWKVEANAPESVALQKEKGIAYPEFPLLLFFDSQGNLIHMATPAEQTSKPAFIEEVISAGRTALNPAQRTAGYAARFEAGDRDLGFLINYGKYCKVRKDNAQLHAISDAVGNLLQSPGQMKSPAGFYCLQRLVDDIDNPLAVYFFSHLSEFTAAFPVKDVKEAGEGVVFRTLYGMNGDQNPLQKIVQMRTYMIALGVPANEAAGRTLLKELDAHLRAKSTPGAVQRFNEYRAQNKAIGIADYAYLMHYFNEKATDTSYLTEMPVWAADGLNVAPADGKMSQQVADIQYELAVAYQKMGQKAEAYKQAQQGLDTARKAKLDTKRYEEQVASLK from the coding sequence ATGAAATTTCGGGTGATTTTGTTTAGTTTGCTTGCCTTCTTTACGAGTCCATTGATAACCTATGGGCAAGCGTCTGTTAATCCCAAACCCGGAATTCGTTTCCTGCCGGGAACATTCCAGTCGGCCGTAGTAGCTGCCAAAACGGCGCGCAAACCCTTAGCTGTTGAAGTCTACCTAACGGGTTGCCCTCATTGCGAAGCACTGGCGCCTATTTTGGCCGAAAAAGCTGTGGGTGATTACTTCAACGCCAATTTTGTGAACTGGAAAGTCGAAGCCAACGCGCCCGAATCCGTGGCTTTACAAAAGGAAAAGGGAATTGCGTATCCAGAGTTTCCCCTGCTGTTATTTTTTGATTCCCAGGGCAACCTCATCCACATGGCTACTCCAGCCGAACAGACGTCTAAGCCCGCGTTTATTGAGGAGGTTATCTCGGCGGGTCGTACTGCACTCAATCCTGCTCAGCGCACAGCGGGTTATGCCGCTCGTTTTGAAGCTGGCGACCGGGATTTGGGATTTTTAATTAATTATGGGAAGTACTGTAAAGTCAGGAAGGACAATGCCCAGCTACATGCCATTAGCGATGCAGTTGGAAACTTACTTCAATCACCCGGGCAAATGAAAAGCCCTGCCGGGTTCTACTGCCTGCAACGACTGGTCGATGATATTGATAACCCATTAGCCGTTTATTTCTTCAGTCACCTGAGTGAGTTCACAGCTGCATTCCCGGTAAAAGATGTGAAAGAAGCCGGAGAAGGCGTGGTTTTTCGCACTTTATACGGGATGAACGGCGATCAGAATCCGCTACAGAAAATTGTGCAGATGCGTACCTATATGATTGCCCTGGGTGTGCCAGCCAATGAAGCCGCGGGTCGTACATTACTCAAGGAACTGGATGCTCACCTACGGGCGAAGAGTACCCCAGGAGCCGTGCAACGGTTCAATGAGTATAGGGCGCAGAATAAAGCCATTGGGATTGCCGACTATGCGTATCTCATGCATTATTTCAACGAAAAAGCGACGGATACATCCTACCTTACGGAAATGCCCGTTTGGGCAGCCGATGGGCTGAACGTTGCGCCAGCTGATGGGAAAATGAGCCAGCAGGTGGCTGATATTCAGTATGAGCTAGCGGTGGCCTATCAGAAAATGGGACAAAAAGCTGAAGCCTATAAACAGGCCCAGCAGGGGCTTGATACGGCTCGTAAAGCTAAGCTGGATACCAAACGATATGAGGAGCAGGTAGCTAGTCTGAAGTAA
- a CDS encoding MFS transporter, which yields MSRARTATQLIFLVCGLGMSSWAPMIPLAKDRLALNDANLGLLLLLLGGGSMLMMPISGWLVNRFGSRLVMACAALVMALVLPLLLILSSTTAMAVTLFIFGSSIGTIDVAMNAHGVQVQNLFGRPIMSSLHGLFSVGGLFGSLGLGSLMKLGLNPVYAIVSIAVLMILITLTQYKKLFPLELEQQAIAKFSASDERPATVNRRFNWMHSSVLYLGLLCFAIFLAEGAILDWSAIFLRDIKGVTAEFAGAGYAAFSIAMATMRLAGDKLVASLTSKIVVVGGSVLGAVGLSLAVLSPWVVGAMLGFVLLGLGVANIVPVFFSEAGRLPGIPPTTSLPAITTIGYTGLLTGPALLGFIAHHFSLSIAFGFIILLLVVVAVSYGIKGAAN from the coding sequence GTGTCAAGGGCTAGGACAGCCACTCAGTTGATCTTTCTGGTTTGTGGCCTGGGTATGTCGAGTTGGGCACCAATGATTCCCCTGGCTAAAGATCGGTTAGCGTTGAACGATGCCAACCTTGGCTTACTACTACTGCTATTGGGTGGTGGCTCCATGCTGATGATGCCGATCTCGGGTTGGTTGGTGAATCGCTTTGGCAGCCGCCTGGTCATGGCTTGTGCGGCTCTGGTCATGGCTCTTGTCCTGCCGCTACTGCTGATTCTATCTTCCACCACAGCTATGGCGGTAACTCTATTTATATTCGGGTCAAGCATTGGTACCATTGACGTAGCCATGAACGCCCATGGCGTACAAGTGCAGAACCTCTTCGGAAGACCAATCATGTCGTCCTTACACGGCCTGTTTAGTGTGGGTGGACTGTTTGGCTCCCTGGGTTTGGGCTCTTTGATGAAGCTGGGCCTTAATCCGGTTTACGCCATTGTCAGTATTGCCGTCCTGATGATCCTGATTACCCTAACCCAGTATAAAAAATTATTTCCTTTAGAGCTAGAACAACAGGCAATTGCCAAATTCTCGGCTTCGGATGAGCGGCCAGCAACGGTCAATCGGCGATTCAACTGGATGCATAGCAGTGTCTTATACCTGGGACTACTATGTTTTGCTATTTTTCTGGCTGAAGGGGCCATTTTGGACTGGAGCGCTATCTTTCTGCGGGACATCAAAGGAGTCACAGCGGAGTTTGCGGGGGCAGGCTATGCGGCCTTTTCCATTGCGATGGCTACGATGCGGTTAGCGGGAGATAAACTAGTGGCAAGCTTAACGAGTAAAATAGTTGTAGTAGGCGGCAGTGTACTAGGTGCTGTCGGTTTAAGCCTTGCCGTGTTGAGTCCCTGGGTAGTTGGAGCCATGTTGGGCTTTGTGCTACTCGGTCTTGGAGTGGCCAATATCGTACCGGTGTTTTTCAGTGAAGCGGGCCGGCTGCCCGGCATTCCACCCACGACCAGCTTACCGGCCATTACGACAATCGGGTATACCGGTTTACTGACAGGGCCGGCTTTATTGGGGTTTATCGCTCACCATTTTTCCCTATCCATCGCATTTGGATTCATAATCTTGCTGTTAGTAGTAGTCGCCGTGAGTTATGGCATAAAAGGGGCAGCTAATTAA
- a CDS encoding AraC family transcriptional regulator, translated as MNKAETLEDLYKRKFDGAAFHWMPDTIRNEIGHFNVFRLDPFVGDKAKPVPYKRRDYYKIMLVVGTSQVHYADKVIDVKKQALSFSNPHIPYKWEHLDDIRRGFFCIFNQHFFDQFGNLNQYAVFQPNGTHIVELTDEQVNQVSHIYERMFDEITSEYIHKYDVLRNLVFELLHFAMKMQSSSTFDKQPINAAQRISALFLELLERQFPLDDTHQQVNFRTASDFANQLNVHVNHLNRAVKETTKKTTSQLIAERIVQESKVLLKQSSWGVSEIAFGLGFSEVTHFDNFFKKHTQLSPLKFRNG; from the coding sequence ATGAACAAAGCTGAAACTTTAGAAGATCTGTATAAACGGAAGTTTGATGGGGCGGCCTTCCACTGGATGCCTGATACCATTCGAAATGAAATCGGGCATTTTAATGTGTTTCGGTTAGACCCTTTCGTGGGAGATAAAGCTAAGCCCGTACCCTATAAACGACGGGACTATTACAAAATCATGCTGGTTGTTGGTACTAGTCAGGTACACTATGCCGATAAAGTGATCGATGTAAAAAAGCAGGCACTATCGTTTTCCAATCCACATATACCGTATAAATGGGAACATCTGGATGACATCCGGAGGGGTTTTTTCTGCATTTTTAATCAACACTTTTTCGATCAGTTCGGCAACCTGAATCAGTATGCCGTTTTTCAGCCCAACGGCACGCATATAGTTGAACTGACCGATGAGCAGGTAAATCAGGTTTCCCATATTTATGAGCGTATGTTTGACGAGATCACCTCTGAGTACATTCATAAGTATGATGTGTTGCGGAATCTTGTTTTTGAACTGCTGCATTTTGCCATGAAAATGCAGTCATCCTCTACCTTTGATAAGCAACCGATCAATGCTGCCCAACGAATTTCGGCGCTGTTTCTGGAGCTTTTAGAGCGCCAGTTTCCGCTTGATGATACCCATCAGCAAGTGAACTTTCGCACTGCTTCTGATTTTGCCAACCAGTTGAATGTTCATGTTAACCATTTGAACCGGGCGGTTAAGGAAACAACAAAAAAAACAACCTCCCAACTCATTGCGGAGCGTATTGTACAGGAATCGAAAGTCCTGCTTAAGCAAAGCAGCTGGGGCGTATCGGAAATTGCCTTCGGATTGGGTTTTTCGGAAGTGACTCATTTCGATAACTTCTTTAAAAAACATACTCAACTCAGTCCGTTGAAGTTTAGAAATGGTTGA
- a CDS encoding RNA polymerase sigma factor: protein MQATDQAERFLVVLQTHKGIIYKVAHSYCADAEDRKDLVQDIIVQLWKSFNTYSDQYKYSTWIYRIALNVAISVYRKETRRKPLSQPLSDSILTLVELPVANEGEENLGLLQQFITELKELDKALLLLYLDEKSHREIAEIMGMSETNVSTRIGRIKTVLRHKFSTIKAQ, encoded by the coding sequence ATGCAAGCAACGGATCAAGCGGAACGGTTTCTGGTGGTTCTGCAGACCCACAAAGGCATTATCTACAAGGTAGCTCATTCGTACTGCGCAGACGCAGAAGATCGGAAGGACCTGGTGCAGGACATCATAGTCCAGTTGTGGAAATCCTTCAATACGTATTCCGATCAGTATAAATATTCTACCTGGATTTACCGCATCGCCTTGAACGTCGCAATTTCAGTTTATCGGAAAGAAACCCGTCGAAAACCGTTGTCCCAGCCTCTCTCGGACAGTATTCTCACCTTGGTTGAATTACCTGTTGCCAACGAAGGCGAAGAGAATCTGGGGTTGTTGCAGCAATTCATTACGGAGCTAAAAGAACTCGACAAAGCCCTATTGCTGCTCTACCTCGACGAAAAAAGTCATCGCGAAATCGCCGAAATCATGGGCATGTCCGAAACCAACGTATCCACCAGAATTGGACGAATTAAAACCGTATTACGACACAAATTTTCAACGATCAAAGCCCAATAA
- a CDS encoding aldo/keto reductase, with product MQKRKLGNRGLEVSALGLGCMGMSFGYGPPKDTNEMIALIHAAVDQGITFFDTAEVYGPYSNEELVGKALEPFKGQVIIATKFGFNFQDGKQAGLNSRPENIRAVAEASMKRLRVDVIDLFYQHRVDPNVPIEDVAGTVKDLIQEGKVKHFGLSEAGAQTIRRAHAVQPVTALQSEYSLWTRQHEKEIIPTIEELGIGLVAYSPLGKGFLTGKIDESTKFADGDIRNILPRYTEEARAANKALLDLLDQFAERHTATTAQIALAWVLAQKPWIVPIPGTTKLNRLTENNGAAAIQLAADELREIETASAQIDVVGTRYTEQMEKSTGL from the coding sequence ATGCAAAAACGCAAATTGGGAAACAGAGGCCTTGAGGTATCAGCCCTTGGTCTTGGCTGTATGGGTATGAGCTTTGGCTACGGCCCGCCTAAGGACACCAACGAGATGATTGCACTGATTCACGCTGCTGTCGATCAGGGTATTACGTTCTTCGATACGGCCGAAGTATATGGCCCATATAGTAATGAAGAACTGGTTGGCAAGGCCCTTGAGCCCTTTAAAGGGCAAGTGATCATTGCCACTAAATTCGGCTTTAATTTCCAGGATGGAAAACAGGCTGGGTTGAATAGCCGTCCAGAAAACATCAGAGCAGTAGCCGAAGCCTCCATGAAACGACTGCGTGTCGATGTCATTGACTTGTTCTACCAACACCGCGTTGACCCGAACGTACCCATCGAAGACGTAGCGGGAACCGTGAAAGACTTGATTCAGGAAGGTAAAGTAAAACACTTCGGTTTGTCGGAAGCGGGGGCGCAAACCATCCGCCGGGCGCACGCCGTCCAGCCCGTTACAGCTCTGCAAAGTGAATACTCGCTCTGGACACGTCAGCACGAAAAAGAAATCATTCCGACAATCGAGGAACTGGGCATTGGGCTGGTAGCTTACAGCCCGCTTGGTAAAGGATTCCTTACCGGCAAAATTGATGAAAGCACCAAATTTGCCGACGGTGATATTCGTAACATTCTGCCGAGATACACCGAAGAAGCCCGTGCTGCCAATAAAGCGCTATTGGATCTGCTTGATCAGTTTGCCGAACGACATACTGCCACGACCGCACAAATTGCGTTAGCTTGGGTATTGGCGCAGAAACCCTGGATTGTCCCCATTCCGGGCACCACGAAGCTGAACCGTCTGACAGAAAATAACGGAGCCGCTGCGATTCAACTAGCGGCCGACGAACTGCGGGAGATTGAGACGGCCTCTGCACAAATCGATGTGGTGGGCACCCGCTACACCGAACAAATGGAGAAATCGACCGGGCTGTAA
- a CDS encoding serine hydrolase, giving the protein MKTWRLLSGHWLFWKLNIFENVPLTLLTSLLTICQLPTTAQSTTQRLDSLFAALQDEQRLNGTVLVAEQGKVIYQKSFGFAQVNTKILNRDDTRFQLASIGKTFTAVAILQLYEQKKLKLDDALINYLPDFPFATITIRQLLSHTAGLPDLQIFEPYIRDNPARILTNADVIPALKKFGKLPFEPGERWSYSNPGYCLLALVVEKLTKMPFHTYLNSHVWQASSMPNTYPCSIPTAKVDPKRAESYQPIFFSSQLQLVDTMQRYHPLLVNFGGLQGLGFIASTANDLWSFDRALYSGRLLKAQTLALAFTPTRLKNGNQADVERNKVTYGLGWFIGQDTTIGKRVWHSGFIPGGSTLFLRNLTRQQTVVILTNAESDGLQESGENVLKLLTNRHLAPEKKSLAKQYVRALFEQGPDYGAARFMSMRTDTAHYRFSPAEMDYAGHQFLLNGYTSQALETLKILTFAESQAWQPYTSYAEVLQLIGKKAEAVIMYQKSLSLNATNERVRQALTQLLSEK; this is encoded by the coding sequence ATGAAAACTTGGCGTCTTCTATCAGGCCACTGGCTTTTCTGGAAACTGAACATTTTTGAAAATGTACCTTTAACATTGCTAACCAGTTTGCTGACCATCTGTCAACTGCCCACAACTGCCCAATCGACCACCCAACGCTTAGATAGCCTTTTTGCTGCTCTACAAGACGAACAACGCCTAAATGGTACTGTCTTAGTAGCTGAGCAGGGAAAAGTTATTTATCAGAAATCGTTTGGATTCGCACAGGTGAATACCAAAATCCTTAATCGGGACGACACGCGTTTCCAACTGGCCTCCATTGGTAAGACGTTTACAGCTGTGGCTATTTTACAACTTTATGAACAGAAAAAACTGAAACTAGATGATGCATTGATCAACTATCTACCCGACTTCCCATTTGCCACCATCACGATTCGACAACTGCTCTCCCACACGGCTGGGCTGCCCGACCTGCAAATTTTTGAACCCTATATCCGTGATAACCCGGCTCGCATCCTAACGAACGCAGACGTCATACCCGCTTTAAAAAAGTTCGGTAAACTCCCATTCGAGCCGGGTGAGCGGTGGAGTTATTCCAATCCGGGCTATTGTTTATTGGCACTCGTTGTCGAGAAGCTTACCAAAATGCCCTTTCACACCTATCTAAATAGCCATGTCTGGCAGGCATCATCAATGCCAAACACGTACCCATGCTCTATTCCAACCGCTAAAGTTGACCCCAAACGAGCTGAAAGTTACCAACCTATTTTTTTCTCTTCCCAATTACAATTGGTTGATACCATGCAGCGATACCATCCCCTACTGGTCAATTTTGGGGGATTGCAGGGATTGGGCTTTATTGCGAGTACGGCTAACGATTTATGGTCTTTTGACCGGGCATTGTACAGTGGTCGGCTTCTAAAAGCCCAAACCCTGGCACTAGCGTTTACGCCTACTCGATTAAAAAATGGAAACCAGGCAGACGTTGAACGCAACAAGGTGACTTACGGATTAGGCTGGTTTATTGGGCAAGATACCACCATAGGTAAGCGAGTTTGGCATTCGGGGTTCATTCCGGGAGGAAGCACTCTTTTTCTGCGAAATCTGACCAGGCAACAAACCGTGGTAATTTTGACGAATGCCGAGAGTGACGGCCTACAAGAGTCGGGTGAAAATGTACTTAAACTCCTGACGAACCGGCATCTGGCACCCGAAAAAAAATCATTGGCTAAACAGTATGTTAGAGCCCTATTTGAACAGGGACCCGATTATGGGGCAGCACGCTTTATGTCAATGAGAACAGATACGGCTCATTACCGTTTTTCACCGGCTGAGATGGATTATGCCGGTCATCAATTTTTGCTGAATGGCTACACAAGTCAGGCATTGGAGACGCTCAAAATACTAACGTTTGCCGAATCTCAGGCCTGGCAGCCCTATACCAGTTATGCAGAAGTCTTACAGCTAATCGGTAAAAAAGCAGAAGCGGTGATCATGTATCAAAAGTCGCTGAGTTTAAATGCAACCAATGAGCGGGTCCGGCAAGCCCTTACCCAGTTATTGAGCGAAAAATAG